The genomic DNA TAGGAGTTGTCTCTGCTGACGGATTGCTACATTTCTCAGATTATCGAGCCAATGAAAGAGCCTTTCAAATTCTAACTCAAGTGGCAGGACGTGCGGGACGAGGCGACGATCCCGGACGGGTAATTATCCAGACTTATACCCCCGAACATCCGGTAATTCAAGCAGTACGTCGTCACGAATCAGAGTCATTTTTAGAGGCAGAATTGCAAGAGCGATCGCAGTTAAATTATCCTCCTAGTGGACGGTTGATTTTATTGCGATTAAGTGGGTATAATGGAGCTGAAGTTGAGCAAACTGCTATTAACTTAGCCTTATTCCTGAGTTCGAGAGAGCAGGAAAATATCTATGAATTGTTAGGGCCTGCGCCTGCGCCGATTATGCGAGTAGCCAATCGTTATCGTTGGCATATTTTGCTCAAGTTGCCAGTGAATGCCTCAATAGAATTACCATTAGCGAGGTTGCGCGATCGCACTCCTCGTTCTGTGAGTTTAACAATTGATGTTGACCCTCTGAATTTAGGGTAATGGTTGCAGTCTGTTGGGATTGCTTTGTGGCGATCGCAGTTTTCTAGGAAGCATCCCATTTTTGACAGGACTTACGCTCAGGGCTCCAGAAACCGGGTTTTTGAGAGCATCTGTGGTGAAAATGAAGTATTTTTGTCAAAAAACCCGGTTTCTTTGGTTGGGTGTCAAAGTCATGTATTTGTAGGGTGAGCGATCGCCCCATTGGTGCCAACTTAAGGTCAAAACCTGACTCCGACAGGGGTTAAAACCCCTGTCTCAAAGATCAAGTCCTCTGAAAGAGGACTAAGAAAACTTTTAAATTTAGTTAGTCCTCTGAGCGAGGACTTAATTTATCAGCCGGGGACTTAAGTCTAAGAGCGGGCTTTCGGATGGCAGTTGACACCAATGCTTCCCCTCTCTCCCCCATCTCCCCCATCTCCCCCATCTCCCCCATCTCCCCCATCTCCCCCATCTCCCCCATCTCCCCCATCTCCCCCATCTCCCCATCTCCCCCATCTCCCCCTAGCCCCTAGCCCCTAGCCCCTAGCCCCTAGCCCCTAGCCCCTTCTTTCCCTAGCGGTTGCCGTATTACGGACTGGGTAAAGGCGTAGGCTGAACTGGAGCCGTTACAGGAGGTACAGCATTTGGTTCAAACTGGCCAATTTGGTATCTTGCGTCAATGCAGGTGGCCAATAACTGTTCTGTGGGAAACTTGAGCTCGCTACTCAAGCCAACTACACATTGAGAAAAGCGCTCTGGCAATAAGCTACGACGACAATGATCGAGGACTGAGACAACGGGGGCTCCTTGAGCTTTTGAGTTGATATCTACCACGCAAGTTGCAAGTTCCTTGGGACGACGCACCCGCCTACAGTTAAATAGTGCATCCATTGCCGCCACTTTGGTTTTGGTATTAATTTGAGAAACGCACATAGAGACATCTCTAGGATGGAGTGCGGCGGCACAAGCGGCGGCTGCTGCTTCCGGGACAACTCCGACGGCAACCATCTCTTGAGCGCAGATGCGGTAGGAATTTTTATTCCGATTCAAAAATCCCCAATTAATACTGAGCGCTTCGGCTGGTGACATTGGCAAAGCTGCACTCAATAAGCTGGCAGCCGCTAGCGTCGTTGCTCCCACACAGGCCCAGCGCGGGGCTTTTCGGGGTTCTATGCTAGTGAAGATTTTGCTCGAAAAGCTGGAAAGTTTAGAATATGGCATGGCAGATAGAGTTTATTGTTTGCAGAGGTAGATAAAATTCGGCTCACACCAAGATTATAGGAAATCGGTTGAAAACCCCGTGACTTTAATACGTAACGCCGCCCAACTCCAGTTGATTTTTCATAATCAGAATTGCTGTGATGGCAGAGAAGTTGGAACTGGTTAGGACTCTGGGGTGGACGATGGAAGTGGACAGACTTCCATAGCTTGAATCAAGCCGCGATCGAAGGTGAATCGATGACCTACGCGCTCATCGACAAGAACTGCTCCCGCCAAGTCACGCACGACCTGATGCACATCGACCAAAATGTGCCCGCTCTCCTCCGAGTAAAAGGAAACCGGCTCGACGTGCGGATCGATCTCGCTCCATTGCTCCGTCCAGTAAGCGCGAACTTCTTCAGGCCCACGAACAAAACCGCCTTTGAACGCTTTGGGCCAAGCCACGTCGGGAGTCATGAGGGCAAGGGCAGCGTCAATGTCTCGCGCGTTGAAGGCTGCGTAAGCTGCATGGAGTAGTTCGATTAGGAGTGCAGGTCGATCTGACATAAGTTGTATAGTGTAAGGGTTTCAAACTGAGAATTGCTGCTGGTATAGCAGTTGCCAAGGCAGTTAAGACATTCTAAATTTAAAACCCTGATTCTAAACCCTTCTTCCGTCTTCCCTAGCCCCTAGCCCCTAGCCCCTAGCCCCTCTTAAACCGCCTTGGCGGTTGCTATAAAAATAGATAGTTGAGTTTTGTGCAAAAATATTCTACAATAGAGAGTCTTTGCAAAATTTCATAAAGATATAGAGAGGAAGTTAAATGTCTCGATATCGAGGCCCTCGCCTCAGAATAGTCCGCCGCTTGGGAGATTTGCCAGGGCTGACTCGTAAGTCACCTAGACGGGCTTACCCTCCTGGCCAACACGGCCAAAACCGCAAAAAGCGCTCAGAGTATGCGGTACGTCTGGAAGAAAAGCAAAAGCTCCGTTTCAATTATGGGATTTCGGAGCGCCAACTTCTGCGCTACGTGCGGAAAGCACGTCGAGTAACTGGTTCTACGGGCCAAGTGCTGCTGCAAATGCTGGAAATGCGCTTGGATAATACAGTTTTCCGCATGGGTATGGCTCCGACTATTCCTGCTGCACGGCAACTGGTGAATCACGGCCATGTGACTGTTAACGATCGCACGGTGGACATCGCTAGTTTTCAGTGCAAGCCGGGAGATGTGGTTGCTGTCAAAAATACGGAGCGATCGCGCCTACTGGTAGAGGCTAATCTCAAGTATCCAGGTTTGGCTCACTTGCCTAGCCACCTTGAGTTTGACAAGCAAAAACTTGTTGGCAAGGTCAATGGTACTGTGGAACGCGAGTGGATCGCTCTCCAAGTTAATGAGCTGCTGGTGGTTGAATACTATTCTCGCCAAGCTTAACGATTTTGGATTTTGGATTTTGGATTTTCGATTGGGTTTGACTGGGAGTTGGAAGTTTTTCTATCCCGCTAGCAGTCTAAAAATCTAAAATCTAAAATCTAAAATTGCTTTACCCTCCAATTTGTGACATCGTTCTGGTATAAGCGCCCGTTGCGCCAGAGTTCCGCTCTTTGAAGTTGATCTCTGGCTTGAGGGCTAGTAATTCGCTAAGGCGATCGCGCAGTTCAAGAGTTGAAACACCTTCTCGTAGCGCTGTTTTCAGGTCAATTTGACCGCTTTCATTGAGCAAACATGGTCGAATCCAGCCGTCGGCGGAAAGCCGCATTCGGTTGCAGCGATCGCAAAAACATTCTGACATTTGACTGATGAATCCTAATGTCCCTTTCGCGCCGGGAATTTGAAATACATCAGCGGGCCCATTACCACAAACTTGCGATTCTGTCAAGCCCCAACGATCGCGAATTTGCTGCCGTAATTCGGCTGAGGGTATCCAACCGCGATCGCCAAATAACTGATTATTGCCGATGGGCATAAACTCAATAAACCGGACGTGCCAGTGGCGATCGATACTTAAAGCAGCTAAGTCGAGCACTTCACCATCATTCACCCCCGGCATTACTACCACATTCAATTTCAGCGGGTCAAATCCTACCTGATAGGCGGTTTGAATCCCTTCCCAAACTTGCAGCCAGCGGCTACGTCCCCGACTGCCAACAATTTTGTCAAAAGTCTCAGGTTCCAAGGAATCCAAGCTGATGTTAATCCGCCGCAAGCCAGCATCGTAAAGGGGTTGGGCTTTTTGGGAGAGTAAAAACCCATTGGTGGTCATCGAGAGGTCTTTAGTTTCCGGCTGACTGGCGATCGCCCTTACTAATTCCACCGCCCCTGGATGCAGCAGGGGTTCGCCCCCAGTTAAGCGAAAGCGGGTAAACCCTACGGGAATAAAAACCTCTCGCAGCAGAGTCAGCAATTCCTGGTGAGTCAGCAATTCTTGCTGCAAAATATAGTCAATCTCTGCGCTGTCAGGCATACAGTATTGACACCGAAAGTTGCAGCGATCGATCAGACTTATGCGGAGATAATCTACCTGGTTCATATCGTCGGCTTCATAATTCTTAAATTATGACCGATCTGTGAGTTTTAGTGGGGGCAAGAGCTCGCAGCTACAGAGTCGCGGGTAAAGCTGCTTGGTAACAAAAAATAATTTCTAGTTTAAGTTCAGGTTGATTGACAAAATTATCCTAGTTAGCTATCTTGAGGTTAGTGAACCTATATTATTTTGCAAAAAAACACCTGAAAATGCAATGTTGATAGAATTTAGAGTCGCTAACTACAGGTCAATAGGTGAAGAACAAGTGTTAAGCCTGGTTCCTGCCTCAAACCAAAAGGAGCATTCTGAAAATATAATTCAGAAAGGAAAGCATAAGG from Kamptonema formosum PCC 6407 includes the following:
- the moaA gene encoding GTP 3',8-cyclase MoaA, with product MNQVDYLRISLIDRCNFRCQYCMPDSAEIDYILQQELLTHQELLTLLREVFIPVGFTRFRLTGGEPLLHPGAVELVRAIASQPETKDLSMTTNGFLLSQKAQPLYDAGLRRINISLDSLEPETFDKIVGSRGRSRWLQVWEGIQTAYQVGFDPLKLNVVVMPGVNDGEVLDLAALSIDRHWHVRFIEFMPIGNNQLFGDRGWIPSAELRQQIRDRWGLTESQVCGNGPADVFQIPGAKGTLGFISQMSECFCDRCNRMRLSADGWIRPCLLNESGQIDLKTALREGVSTLELRDRLSELLALKPEINFKERNSGATGAYTRTMSQIGG
- the rpsD gene encoding 30S ribosomal protein S4, yielding MSRYRGPRLRIVRRLGDLPGLTRKSPRRAYPPGQHGQNRKKRSEYAVRLEEKQKLRFNYGISERQLLRYVRKARRVTGSTGQVLLQMLEMRLDNTVFRMGMAPTIPAARQLVNHGHVTVNDRTVDIASFQCKPGDVVAVKNTERSRLLVEANLKYPGLAHLPSHLEFDKQKLVGKVNGTVEREWIALQVNELLVVEYYSRQA
- a CDS encoding nuclear transport factor 2 family protein, with translation MSDRPALLIELLHAAYAAFNARDIDAALALMTPDVAWPKAFKGGFVRGPEEVRAYWTEQWSEIDPHVEPVSFYSEESGHILVDVHQVVRDLAGAVLVDERVGHRFTFDRGLIQAMEVCPLPSSTPES